One window of the Pristiophorus japonicus isolate sPriJap1 chromosome 23, sPriJap1.hap1, whole genome shotgun sequence genome contains the following:
- the LOC139235714 gene encoding phosphoenolpyruvate carboxykinase [GTP], mitochondrial-like yields MSWAYSRILGWSSSSLRRVTSPSWCPAHRWAHSVPVLNGDLSRLPGGVRDFIDSSARLCQPQDIHICTGSTEENATIFALLEREGLVQRLAKYHNCWLARTDPRDVARVESKTVIVTERQCDTVPSPTDGGKSQLGNWMSGPDFEREVGRRFPGCMKEKVKVRFNGGVQNQEFSWIGWTETVPRGARVGNQGDTD; encoded by the exons atggtccTCCTCCTCGCTCCGACGTGTGACCAGCCCGTCGTGGTGTCCTGCCCACCGCTGGGCCCACTCCGTGCCGGTCCTGAACGGGGATCTGAGCCGTCTCCCCGGCGGGGTACGGGACTTCATCGACTCCAGCGCCCGTCTCTGCCAGCCCCAGGACATCCACATCTGCACCGGCTCCACCGAGGAGAACGCCACCATCTTCGCACTGCTGGAGCGCGAGGGGCTGGTCCAACGCTTGGCCAAGTACCACAACTG CTGGCTGGCGCGGACAGACCCGCGAGATGTGGCACGGGTGGAGAGCAAGACTGTGATTGTGACGGAGAGGCAGTGTGACACAGTGCCAAGCCCCACTGACGGAGGCAAGAGTCAGCTTGGAAACTGGATGTCGGGCCCCGACTTCGAGCGTGAGGTGGGCCGCAGGTTCCCTGGCTGCATGAAAG agaaggttaaggtgaggtttaatggaggtgttcaaaatcaggagttTAGTTGGATTGGATGGACAGAAACGGTTCCCAGGGGTGCGAGAGTcggtaaccagggggacacagattga